One genomic window of Hymenobacter radiodurans includes the following:
- a CDS encoding DUF5691 domain-containing protein → MFYPGPLPLRAAPVALTYAGSFPATDAPAAGPSRELLSDYSDALARQPWLREWPAAVTQVVPMLQPDGRWVLHHPTDGALPLRFATDDAPWQLLADTGGHPLTLFGEWDGRAFRPLSHWPGEEAAAAPALRNPEIAAVVPQGTAPAADPQEVPLPSPAQLLRIALLGTRQSGETVPAIPTGFTPADGPEQQLLLAAGTLALVQRAGFLAPTTPVAPPAPPPPEIGEPLGPRGTECFRALLASNRYVAFRTTYWEQMAQHQRLVPPALLVAALNSADLRRHLPGALSAILGERGRWLAQQNPEWHPVLAQVHPLQDRATWETGTLIDRRFFLHQLHQSDPEQARELLAATLPTERAATQAALLGELEHTVTAADEPLLETYLAAKSKEVRQTVVPLLVRLPHSVLVERLWQRAASLLTLKRPLIGRNKLEVTLPEGWDKTWLADGIEQRDDRFEGGERAGWLGQLLTLLPPSRWTAHLQVSAEELLTLAEATEWARLLLQAWSRAAYLHQDKAFAAPLLVRHVAQPTRWFHQLTTHLSWVLSEDEKLALLREMLPLKDKGSPFILPDFLNCIFLPWPADIVNAALECSAKVLAPLVTNSYGEPYQRLSTLLSRLASYVPLPLAPQCTAALRPVGERYPLVAPLLEQFLDSLQFRQQLTASLTEPSTASLA, encoded by the coding sequence TTGTTTTACCCTGGTCCCCTGCCCCTACGCGCGGCGCCCGTGGCGCTGACCTATGCTGGCTCTTTTCCAGCTACTGACGCCCCGGCCGCCGGCCCGTCCCGCGAGCTGTTGAGCGACTACTCCGATGCCCTGGCCCGGCAACCCTGGCTGCGCGAGTGGCCCGCCGCTGTGACTCAGGTCGTGCCCATGCTGCAGCCCGATGGGCGTTGGGTGCTGCATCACCCTACGGACGGGGCCCTGCCCCTGCGCTTTGCCACTGATGATGCCCCCTGGCAACTGCTGGCCGACACCGGCGGGCACCCGCTTACCCTGTTCGGGGAGTGGGACGGCCGGGCGTTCCGCCCCTTAAGCCACTGGCCTGGGGAAGAGGCGGCCGCCGCGCCGGCCCTCCGCAATCCTGAAATAGCGGCGGTGGTGCCGCAGGGCACAGCGCCAGCCGCCGATCCGCAAGAAGTACCCTTGCCGTCCCCTGCCCAGTTGCTGCGCATTGCGCTGCTGGGCACGCGGCAAAGTGGGGAAACCGTACCGGCAATTCCTACCGGCTTCACCCCGGCCGACGGCCCCGAACAGCAACTACTGCTTGCGGCCGGCACCCTGGCCCTGGTGCAGAGAGCCGGCTTCCTGGCGCCGACTACACCAGTCGCCCCGCCGGCCCCGCCCCCCCCCGAAATCGGTGAACCCCTCGGTCCCCGGGGCACGGAGTGTTTTCGGGCCTTGCTGGCGAGTAACCGCTACGTGGCTTTCCGGACCACCTACTGGGAGCAGATGGCGCAGCACCAGCGCCTAGTGCCCCCGGCCCTGCTGGTGGCGGCACTGAATAGCGCGGACCTGCGGCGGCACCTGCCGGGTGCCCTCTCCGCTATTTTAGGAGAACGGGGCCGCTGGCTGGCCCAGCAGAACCCGGAGTGGCACCCAGTGCTGGCCCAGGTGCATCCCTTGCAGGACCGAGCGACCTGGGAAACGGGCACCCTGATCGACCGCCGTTTCTTCCTGCATCAGCTCCACCAGTCGGACCCGGAACAGGCCCGGGAGCTGCTGGCGGCCACGCTGCCCACGGAACGGGCGGCTACCCAAGCGGCGCTGCTCGGGGAGCTGGAACACACCGTAACGGCGGCCGACGAGCCGCTGCTGGAAACCTACCTCGCCGCCAAAAGCAAAGAGGTGCGCCAAACGGTGGTGCCGCTGCTCGTGCGCCTGCCCCACTCGGTCCTAGTGGAGCGGCTCTGGCAGCGGGCCGCGTCCCTGCTTACCCTGAAACGCCCGCTGATCGGACGCAACAAGCTAGAAGTGACGCTGCCCGAAGGGTGGGACAAAACCTGGCTGGCCGATGGCATCGAGCAGCGCGACGACCGGTTTGAGGGCGGCGAGCGGGCCGGCTGGCTGGGCCAGCTGCTCACGCTGTTGCCGCCGAGTCGGTGGACCGCGCACCTGCAGGTGTCGGCCGAGGAGCTATTGACGCTGGCCGAAGCCACCGAGTGGGCGCGCTTGCTGCTGCAGGCCTGGTCCCGGGCGGCGTATCTGCACCAGGACAAGGCCTTTGCGGCGCCCCTGCTAGTGCGTCATGTCGCCCAACCCACCCGCTGGTTTCACCAACTAACCACCCACCTGAGCTGGGTGCTGAGCGAGGACGAAAAACTCGCGTTGCTCCGGGAAATGCTGCCGCTCAAGGACAAGGGCTCACCATTTATCCTGCCCGATTTTCTAAACTGCATCTTCCTCCCCTGGCCCGCTGATATCGTCAACGCCGCCCTCGAGTGCAGTGCCAAGGTGCTGGCGCCCCTGGTGACCAACTCCTATGGGGAACCGTACCAGCGCCTCTCCACGCTGCTGTCTCGCCTGGCGAGCTACGTGCCGCTGCCCTTGGCACCGCAGTGCACTGCGGCGCTGCGCCCCGTGGGCGAAAGATATCCCTTAGTAGCTCCGCTCCTAGAGCAATTCCTGGACTCGCTGCAGTTCCGCCAGCAACTCACGGCCAGCCTCACCGAACCTTCCACCGCTTCTCTTGCCTAA
- a CDS encoding SWIM zinc finger family protein — protein sequence MTWTEEQVRALVTDAGTLKRGQELATPTKWGNLGQTDTVAWGECAGSGAKPYLTGIDLTEPAFKCSCPSRVFPCKHGAGLLLLLARQPALFPQATPPAWLEEWLAKRQQTQGKKTDKVVLAVAKAAGAAIGTPTPVSLGEGLAESAAVTTAAGGPNSEVSAARLARMAQGVDELERWLLDLVRHGLATLDQQPSKLWESQAARLVDNQLPGLAGTVRELATLRHAHADWPARLLARLGELYWLVRAFQNREQLPLATRQEVWQQVGVSLKQEELPAYAAPVPDVWRVLGQFTWDEDRLRARRSWLRGEATGRYARVLEFAFGSQPFATPWCRRGATRARSCFTLVPCPYARRPWR from the coding sequence GTGACCTGGACGGAAGAGCAGGTCCGCGCGCTGGTCACGGATGCGGGTACCCTAAAACGAGGCCAGGAACTGGCCACCCCGACGAAGTGGGGCAACTTGGGCCAAACCGACACGGTGGCCTGGGGCGAGTGCGCGGGCAGCGGGGCCAAGCCCTACCTGACGGGCATCGACTTAACTGAGCCGGCCTTCAAGTGCTCCTGCCCTAGTCGGGTGTTTCCCTGCAAGCATGGGGCCGGTCTGCTCCTGCTGCTGGCGCGTCAACCGGCGCTATTTCCCCAGGCGACTCCGCCGGCCTGGCTGGAAGAATGGCTAGCCAAGCGCCAGCAAACCCAAGGTAAAAAGACGGATAAAGTGGTCCTGGCGGTAGCGAAAGCGGCCGGAGCGGCGATTGGAACACCAACGCCAGTTAGCCTAGGCGAAGGGTTAGCCGAATCGGCGGCGGTAACCACTGCCGCTGGCGGCCCCAACAGCGAGGTTTCCGCTGCCCGATTGGCCCGCATGGCCCAGGGCGTGGACGAGCTGGAGCGCTGGCTGCTCGACCTAGTGCGCCATGGCCTGGCGACCCTGGACCAGCAGCCAAGCAAGTTGTGGGAAAGCCAGGCCGCCCGGCTGGTGGACAACCAGCTGCCGGGCCTAGCGGGCACGGTGCGCGAGTTGGCGACCCTGCGCCACGCCCATGCCGACTGGCCCGCTCGCCTGCTGGCCCGGCTGGGCGAGCTGTACTGGCTGGTGCGGGCCTTCCAGAACCGGGAGCAGCTGCCCCTGGCCACCCGCCAGGAAGTATGGCAGCAGGTCGGCGTATCCCTCAAGCAGGAAGAATTGCCCGCTTACGCCGCGCCGGTGCCGGATGTGTGGCGGGTGCTGGGCCAGTTTACCTGGGACGAGGACCGCCTGCGCGCCCGCCGCAGCTGGCTGCGAGGCGAGGCTACGGGCCGGTACGCGCGGGTGCTGGAGTTCGCCTTTGGCAGCCAACCCTTTGCCACCCCCTGGTGCCGCAGGGGCGCTACCAGGGCGCGCTCTTGTTTTACCCTGGTCCCCTGCCCCTACGCGCGGCGCCCGTGGCGCTGA
- a CDS encoding DUF4406 domain-containing protein — MMILIAGPYRSGTNDDPARMAANLHQLEAAALPMFRAGHLPMIGEWVALPLLARAGSTRPGDAPYEEILYPVAHRLLAKCDAVLRLPGASQGADEEVRRAQQRGLPVYYHVAEIPGCEPG, encoded by the coding sequence ATGATGATTCTCATTGCTGGCCCCTACCGGAGCGGCACCAACGACGACCCGGCCCGCATGGCCGCCAACCTACACCAGCTCGAAGCCGCCGCGTTGCCCATGTTCCGGGCTGGCCACCTGCCCATGATTGGCGAATGGGTCGCCTTGCCTTTGCTCGCGCGGGCCGGCTCCACGCGGCCGGGTGATGCCCCGTACGAGGAAATCCTCTACCCCGTCGCCCACCGGTTGCTGGCCAAGTGCGACGCGGTGCTGCGGCTGCCCGGCGCCTCGCAAGGAGCCGATGAGGAGGTGCGCCGGGCCCAGCAGCGGGGCTTACCCGTGTACTACCACGTGGCGGAGATCCCGGGATGCGAGCCAGGGTGA
- a CDS encoding NUDIX domain-containing protein encodes MNERIRLQVPEILSANWYTLRKFTFAYQRRNGTWETQSREAYDRGNGATILLHSPAADTVILTRQFRLPTFINGNPTGMLIETCAGLLDDEQPDAAIRRETEEETGYRLTTVQKVMEAYMSPGSVTERLFFYLAEYSPDTERRGGGGIDEEEIEVLELPLSQALGMVATGEIQDGKTIMLLQHLRLQQLTA; translated from the coding sequence ATGAACGAACGTATCCGCCTGCAGGTACCCGAAATCCTGTCCGCTAACTGGTACACGCTGCGCAAATTCACCTTTGCTTACCAGCGCCGCAATGGCACCTGGGAAACCCAGTCGCGCGAAGCCTACGACCGGGGCAACGGGGCCACCATTTTGCTACACAGCCCGGCCGCCGACACCGTTATTCTGACCCGGCAGTTTCGGCTGCCTACCTTCATCAATGGCAATCCCACCGGGATGCTGATTGAAACCTGTGCCGGGCTGCTGGACGATGAGCAGCCCGATGCGGCCATCCGGCGCGAGACGGAAGAGGAAACGGGCTACCGGCTGACGACGGTGCAGAAAGTCATGGAGGCCTACATGAGCCCGGGCTCGGTGACTGAGCGCTTGTTCTTCTATCTGGCCGAATACTCCCCGGACACCGAGCGGCGCGGGGGTGGGGGCATCGACGAAGAAGAAATCGAGGTGCTGGAGCTGCCGCTCTCCCAAGCCCTGGGGATGGTGGCCACGGGCGAGATTCAGGACGGTAAGACCATCATGCTCCTCCAACACCTGCGCCTGCAACAACTGACCGCTTAA
- a CDS encoding DeoR/GlpR family DNA-binding transcription regulator, translating to MNSPLRKQYLLSALAQYGSLEVTAAAQQLRTTPLTIRRDLAQLAAAGLVVRTHGGAVLPGAVKNPVAFARKSTAHAAEKAALCQLAATQISAGDTIFIDCGSTTFPLCPLIRHLQIRVVTNSLPVLFELVGSAVQVVLAGGEVDAERQALHGTVAVEQLKRYRVDKAFLGVDGLSLQRGLSANSEAEAAISLAVAGAASHVYLLCDASKLEQDKYFQFAPLSLLDTLITDARASADLLAQYRKAGLSILT from the coding sequence ATGAATTCTCCTTTGCGCAAGCAGTATTTATTGTCGGCCCTGGCCCAGTACGGCAGCCTGGAAGTAACCGCTGCCGCCCAGCAGTTACGGACCACGCCCCTCACGATCCGGCGCGATTTAGCCCAGCTCGCGGCGGCGGGCTTGGTCGTGCGCACCCACGGCGGGGCCGTGCTGCCCGGCGCGGTGAAGAACCCGGTGGCCTTTGCCCGCAAATCCACGGCCCACGCGGCCGAGAAAGCGGCCCTCTGTCAGCTGGCCGCCACGCAGATCAGCGCCGGGGACACGATTTTCATCGACTGCGGCAGCACTACTTTCCCGCTCTGTCCGCTCATCCGCCACCTCCAGATTCGTGTGGTCACCAACTCGCTGCCCGTGCTCTTCGAATTAGTGGGCTCCGCCGTGCAAGTGGTGCTCGCCGGCGGAGAAGTAGACGCCGAGCGGCAAGCCTTGCACGGCACCGTGGCGGTCGAGCAGTTGAAGCGCTACCGCGTGGACAAAGCCTTTCTCGGCGTGGATGGACTTTCGCTACAGCGGGGCTTAAGCGCTAACAGCGAAGCCGAAGCCGCCATTAGCCTGGCGGTAGCCGGTGCCGCGAGCCACGTGTATCTACTGTGTGATGCGAGTAAACTCGAGCAGGACAAGTATTTCCAGTTCGCCCCCCTCTCCCTGCTTGATACCCTGATTACGGACGCCCGGGCATCGGCGGACCTGCTGGCGCAGTATCGGAAAGCGGGACTATCGATCCTGACCTAA
- a CDS encoding porin family protein — MYTIIGSCLLLSARLASAAAAQGLPLGLKAGIGEATVHGQRRAVLQELYQTEVTAIHQVVGGVSLTLPFPHSRAFSWQPELLYVRRGFRIAHPSQRATRRERYDYLEGAFFVRYTQQGFFAEAGPQLGYLLHNRTDGADDSGSRLTSQRLRSEFRFSLGATAGVGYQLASGPLVGARYTVSSAYSVWNAVTQLYVGYTFGQQHRPPG; from the coding sequence ATGTATACGATTATAGGAAGTTGCCTGCTGCTCAGTGCCAGGCTTGCTTCGGCGGCCGCTGCTCAAGGGCTACCGCTGGGCCTAAAAGCCGGCATCGGCGAAGCCACGGTACACGGTCAGCGCCGCGCCGTGTTGCAGGAGCTTTACCAAACGGAGGTGACGGCTATTCACCAGGTGGTTGGGGGAGTCAGTCTCACCCTCCCTTTTCCGCACAGTCGCGCTTTCAGCTGGCAGCCGGAACTGCTCTATGTGCGCCGCGGCTTTCGCATTGCCCACCCGAGTCAACGCGCTACGCGGCGGGAGCGGTATGATTATCTCGAGGGGGCCTTCTTCGTCCGGTATACCCAGCAGGGCTTCTTCGCCGAAGCCGGACCCCAGCTTGGGTACTTACTGCACAACCGCACCGACGGGGCAGATGATTCGGGCTCGCGCCTCACGTCGCAGCGGCTGCGTTCGGAGTTTAGGTTCAGTCTGGGGGCCACCGCAGGCGTCGGCTACCAACTCGCGTCGGGTCCGCTGGTGGGAGCACGCTACACGGTCAGCTCGGCATATTCGGTCTGGAATGCGGTCACCCAACTCTATGTGGGCTATACCTTTGGCCAGCAGCACCGGCCACCAGGATAG
- a CDS encoding metallophosphoesterase: MKLEIGYNHAFEVRHACYVAPSGLEFTVLYLSDLHLNRFSGPTVRRLEQTIARLNPRVILLGGDYVDSAQGLQHFTRLVEGLAKREHVFAIAGNHDLFFGVQKIQTLIEAHHLVWLADEPVEIGIDGRRVQITGNIARERAAGVDFSILCLHQPVDLTAVHPHFDLAFAGHLHGSQVVLWRSAQGLFPGRLFYRWNRLQARVGHCLYLISKGLGDTLPLRYNCKKDVVLVTLTAAPHSLR; this comes from the coding sequence ATGAAGTTAGAGATCGGCTATAATCACGCCTTCGAGGTGCGGCACGCCTGCTACGTCGCCCCCAGCGGGCTCGAGTTCACGGTGCTCTACCTCTCCGACTTGCACCTGAACCGGTTCAGTGGCCCTACCGTCCGACGGCTGGAGCAGACCATCGCGCGGTTGAACCCACGGGTGATCCTGCTAGGGGGCGACTACGTGGACAGCGCCCAGGGACTGCAGCACTTCACCCGCTTGGTGGAAGGTTTGGCGAAGCGCGAACATGTTTTCGCCATTGCGGGCAACCATGACTTGTTTTTTGGCGTGCAGAAAATACAGACGCTGATCGAAGCCCACCATCTGGTGTGGCTGGCGGACGAGCCCGTCGAGATTGGTATCGATGGCCGCCGGGTCCAGATCACGGGTAACATCGCCCGTGAGCGCGCCGCCGGCGTGGATTTCAGCATTTTATGCCTGCACCAGCCCGTAGACCTGACGGCGGTCCACCCCCATTTCGACCTCGCTTTTGCTGGCCATTTGCATGGCAGCCAAGTCGTGTTATGGCGTTCGGCCCAGGGCCTGTTCCCCGGCCGCCTATTCTACCGGTGGAATCGGCTCCAGGCCCGGGTGGGCCATTGTCTGTACCTGATCAGCAAAGGCCTGGGCGACACGCTGCCCCTGCGCTACAACTGCAAAAAAGACGTTGTGCTCGTCACCCTGACGGCGGCCCCTCATTCCCTTCGTTAA
- a CDS encoding SRPBCC family protein, translated as MKSLLAIALAAVYGLLTRLLFGSANGLLEIMSVTFLFLVPVLIGFLTIILTPAAKTTSATAAFFRPWLTSLVLLLGTILFKIEGTICWVMIFPIFATCAGIGGLLAFALRKARTDGPNSADAPGWQKPTGMKVSLLVVVPLALGLLEGENALVRQQLVIQRAVTLPAPPAEVWQALIASKVVRPPQSPTSLSTLLGFPKHVRTTLNTAGVGGKRTAYYEKGLSFEETITQYQPARLLVLRVDANPAAIPAAVMDEHILIGGKHLDILEDVYALQALPAGGTRLTLSSRFTINTPFNWYARLWAHYLMADILQGELDLLQQEIPHRASRPWAVINDGMKDVEEGKSY; from the coding sequence ATGAAGTCTCTATTGGCCATTGCGCTGGCCGCCGTGTACGGGTTACTCACTCGGCTCTTGTTTGGCTCCGCCAACGGCTTGCTGGAAATCATGAGTGTCACGTTCCTGTTTTTGGTGCCTGTACTCATTGGCTTTTTGACCATTATCCTGACGCCGGCCGCGAAAACCACCTCAGCTACCGCCGCCTTCTTCCGGCCTTGGCTGACCAGCTTGGTATTGCTGCTCGGCACGATCCTGTTCAAGATCGAGGGCACGATTTGTTGGGTCATGATTTTCCCGATTTTCGCGACCTGCGCCGGCATTGGCGGCCTGCTCGCCTTTGCGCTGCGCAAGGCCAGGACCGATGGACCAAACAGCGCGGACGCCCCTGGCTGGCAAAAGCCCACGGGCATGAAGGTGTCGCTGCTCGTGGTGGTGCCGCTGGCGCTGGGGCTACTCGAAGGCGAGAACGCGTTAGTCCGCCAGCAGCTGGTTATCCAACGGGCCGTGACGCTACCGGCGCCCCCCGCAGAAGTCTGGCAGGCGCTGATCGCCAGCAAGGTCGTACGCCCGCCCCAAAGCCCCACGTCGTTGTCCACCCTGCTGGGGTTTCCTAAACACGTGCGGACCACGCTAAATACCGCGGGGGTGGGCGGCAAACGAACGGCGTACTATGAAAAGGGCTTATCCTTTGAGGAAACGATTACCCAGTACCAGCCCGCGCGCTTGCTCGTGTTGCGCGTCGATGCAAATCCCGCTGCCATCCCGGCGGCGGTCATGGATGAGCATATTCTGATTGGGGGCAAACACCTCGATATTCTGGAGGACGTCTACGCCTTGCAAGCCTTGCCAGCGGGCGGCACGCGGCTCACCCTGTCGAGCCGGTTTACGATCAACACGCCCTTTAACTGGTATGCCCGTCTGTGGGCGCATTACCTGATGGCCGATATTCTGCAGGGCGAGCTAGACCTGCTGCAACAGGAGATACCCCACCGGGCGTCACGCCCGTGGGCGGTGATAAACGACGGGATGAAAGACGTGGAGGAAGGGAAAAGCTATTAA
- a CDS encoding DUF2339 domain-containing protein produces MENFFVLVVLVVAGVVYQKFSARLLDLEQRLRSREEEYTRLRTMVDSLREQLQNLRTAGSSREPEPTIPTPLIPPVAPPIVSVAPPTAPRVVPSVERPHPAATAQPASPAIPAPTPAPRPVEPLASPPPLTSPTSVPPPSPPRPLTAPQPKPLPVPPAPPAVPPPPTWWDRTEQLVLDNWTGILGAIVLVTGVGFLGVYTALQVAPPVRFAMIGSFALALLGVQHYLRAKPFAYRLHVWLQSSAAAIFLFACVGAVSVPGLRWVEPPFSYLVLLVGIAANLWLAWATSREAVATLHGVLSLVALAVLPPTLLPLGAAAGVTAFSIAITYRQRWKFQLLLSILSFFAFHQFWIFQQQAPVLGAARWGAMALVLLVGAAAAVVQYRRVYAHQQFDALLFAAHVLNWTALGINLYSYSTGSPWKTVPLGLGALLTFWVARQARQLGIQWLFQTDTIISLLLALATAFSLQGWHATGSIILLFMLLETLLVAFIMAREGETLVFQVASWGALACGGLLLGLNLFYLRDYAAAELPRNAWLLVGAGLAGAAYFRLVALPDRLADGTSGMGVTGQALARRFGWMVGVLYGGGALLLAHALFGRAHPPVAGLLGAAAAASGAIFGVAWWLGRTWPWFRLLHLLLGQTMLLVVLVGLHKAGLSWPATALLVYLETLLLTGLLARGQEQPAALIYLSTALLTGGWLMLVSLQDVAFLPIESLGRNASLLALAGGVTTLFVPFWNRFSGEQEEEAVPRWSGAPRLSYATGGLAGSYGSGVPPCCYKAYSAWLTHP; encoded by the coding sequence ATGGAAAACTTTTTCGTGCTGGTAGTACTCGTCGTAGCCGGTGTTGTTTACCAAAAATTCTCCGCTCGCTTGCTCGACCTCGAGCAACGCTTGCGCAGCCGGGAGGAGGAGTATACCCGCCTAAGAACGATGGTGGATAGCCTGCGCGAGCAACTCCAGAACCTACGCACGGCCGGGTCCTCTCGGGAGCCCGAACCGACTATTCCCACGCCACTTATACCCCCCGTTGCGCCACCTATCGTTTCCGTGGCTCCCCCCACCGCTCCGCGCGTGGTCCCCTCCGTGGAGCGGCCGCACCCAGCAGCAACCGCGCAACCAGCTTCCCCCGCCATTCCCGCGCCGACGCCAGCTCCGCGGCCAGTGGAGCCCCTGGCTTCCCCGCCGCCGCTCACATCTCCAACTTCCGTCCCGCCTCCGTCGCCCCCGCGGCCCCTTACAGCACCCCAACCCAAACCACTACCTGTGCCCCCAGCACCTCCCGCTGTACCACCCCCGCCCACGTGGTGGGACCGCACGGAGCAGCTGGTGCTCGACAACTGGACGGGAATTCTTGGGGCGATCGTGCTCGTCACCGGCGTGGGCTTTCTCGGGGTGTATACCGCCTTGCAGGTAGCTCCCCCCGTGCGCTTTGCGATGATTGGCAGCTTCGCCCTCGCTTTACTGGGGGTCCAGCACTACCTGCGTGCGAAACCCTTCGCCTACCGCCTCCACGTCTGGCTGCAGAGCAGCGCGGCAGCCATTTTCTTGTTTGCCTGCGTGGGCGCGGTGAGCGTCCCGGGCCTGCGCTGGGTGGAGCCGCCCTTTTCATACCTCGTGCTCCTGGTGGGCATTGCCGCTAACCTCTGGCTCGCCTGGGCGACCAGCCGCGAGGCGGTCGCTACCTTACATGGGGTGCTGAGCCTGGTGGCCCTGGCCGTGCTGCCTCCCACGCTGCTACCCCTGGGCGCCGCCGCCGGGGTCACGGCCTTTAGCATTGCCATTACGTACCGGCAGCGCTGGAAATTTCAACTGCTGCTCAGCATCCTGAGCTTTTTTGCCTTTCACCAGTTCTGGATCTTCCAGCAGCAGGCGCCGGTGCTGGGGGCCGCCCGCTGGGGCGCGATGGCGCTGGTACTACTCGTCGGCGCGGCCGCAGCGGTGGTGCAGTACCGCCGCGTGTACGCCCACCAGCAGTTTGATGCCCTGCTCTTCGCCGCCCACGTGCTGAACTGGACCGCCCTGGGCATCAACCTGTATAGCTACAGTACCGGCTCGCCCTGGAAGACAGTACCGCTGGGCCTGGGTGCCCTGCTTACCTTCTGGGTAGCGCGGCAGGCGCGGCAGCTAGGCATTCAGTGGCTGTTTCAGACCGACACCATCATCTCCCTGCTGCTGGCCTTAGCTACGGCCTTTTCCCTGCAGGGCTGGCACGCCACGGGCAGCATCATCCTGTTGTTTATGCTGCTGGAAACCCTGCTCGTGGCCTTTATCATGGCCCGGGAGGGGGAAACCCTCGTGTTTCAGGTAGCTTCCTGGGGAGCGCTGGCTTGCGGCGGGTTGCTGCTGGGCCTCAACCTGTTCTACCTGCGCGACTACGCGGCGGCGGAGCTGCCCCGTAATGCGTGGCTGCTGGTGGGGGCGGGCCTGGCGGGAGCGGCCTATTTTCGGCTGGTTGCCCTGCCCGATAGGCTCGCCGACGGGACCAGCGGAATGGGCGTGACCGGACAGGCGTTAGCCCGCCGCTTTGGCTGGATGGTCGGCGTCCTCTACGGGGGCGGGGCGCTCCTGCTCGCGCACGCCTTATTTGGCCGCGCGCACCCGCCGGTCGCGGGCTTACTAGGGGCCGCCGCCGCGGCCAGTGGGGCAATCTTTGGGGTGGCCTGGTGGCTGGGCCGCACCTGGCCCTGGTTTCGCCTCCTACACCTGCTGCTGGGGCAGACCATGCTGCTGGTCGTCCTGGTCGGGTTGCATAAAGCGGGCCTGAGTTGGCCGGCCACGGCCCTACTCGTGTACCTGGAAACGCTGCTGCTCACCGGGCTGCTGGCCCGCGGGCAGGAGCAGCCCGCCGCGTTGATCTACCTGAGTACTGCCCTGCTGACGGGCGGCTGGTTGATGCTGGTCAGCCTGCAGGACGTGGCCTTTTTACCTATCGAGTCTCTGGGCCGCAACGCCAGCCTGCTCGCGCTGGCCGGCGGCGTGACGACGCTCTTCGTGCCCTTCTGGAATCGCTTTTCCGGGGAACAGGAAGAGGAGGCCGTCCCCCGGTGGTCCGGGGCCCCGCGGCTCTCCTACGCCACCGGCGGGCTGGCGGGGTCCTATGGCTCGGGTGTGCCGCCCTGTTGCTACAAGGCTTATTCGGCCTGGCTCACCCACCCGTAG